Proteins encoded in a region of the Streptomyces sp. NBC_00513 genome:
- a CDS encoding bifunctional 3-phenylpropionate/cinnamic acid dioxygenase ferredoxin subunit: MNYVKACALSELEADTPKRVELDGTPVSIVSTEGEVFAINDICSHANVSLSEGEVEDCMIECWLHGSAFDLRTGKPSGLPATRPVPVYPVKIEGDDVLVSLTQES, translated from the coding sequence ATGAATTACGTCAAGGCCTGTGCGCTGAGCGAGCTGGAGGCGGACACCCCCAAGCGGGTGGAACTCGACGGCACGCCGGTGTCCATCGTCTCCACCGAGGGGGAGGTGTTCGCGATCAACGACATCTGCTCGCACGCGAACGTGTCCCTCTCGGAGGGCGAGGTCGAGGACTGCATGATCGAGTGCTGGCTGCACGGCTCGGCGTTCGACCTGCGAACCGGCAAGCCGTCCGGCCTGCCCGCGACGCGCCCCGTACCCGTATACCCCGTAAAGATCGAAGGGGACGACGTGCTCGTCTCCCTCACCCAGGAGTCC
- the sufD gene encoding Fe-S cluster assembly protein SufD, which produces MAEAQNIPAGSTTAGAIAVAAESTVATRMSAPPSFDVADFPVPNGREEEWRFTPLARLKGLHDGTAVADGTLKAQIDAPEVVTIESVERGDARIGKAGTPVDRVAAQAFSSFAKATVVTVPKEAVLTEPVRVTLHGEGGTTFGHTVFDVKAFAEAVVVIDHTGDGVRAANVDFLVGDGAKLTVVSVQDWDDTAVHVSQHNALVGRDATFKSIVVTFGGDLVRLHPRVTYAGPGGEAELFGLYFTDAGQHQEHRLLVDHSAPHCKSNVVYKGALQGQDAHAVWIGDVLIEKTAEGTDTYEMNRNLVLTDGARVDSVPNLEIETGEIVGAGHASATGRFDDEQLFYLQARGIPADEARRLVVRGFFAELVQQIGVDDIEERLLSKIETELQGSV; this is translated from the coding sequence ATGGCTGAGGCTCAGAACATTCCGGCGGGCTCGACCACCGCCGGCGCGATCGCGGTGGCCGCAGAGTCCACCGTCGCCACCCGGATGAGCGCGCCCCCGTCCTTCGACGTGGCGGACTTCCCGGTTCCCAACGGCCGCGAGGAGGAGTGGCGGTTCACCCCGCTCGCCCGCCTCAAGGGCCTGCACGACGGCACCGCGGTCGCCGACGGCACCCTGAAGGCCCAGATCGACGCGCCCGAGGTCGTCACGATCGAGTCGGTGGAGCGCGGCGACGCGCGCATCGGCAAGGCGGGCACCCCGGTGGACCGGGTCGCCGCGCAGGCGTTCTCGTCCTTCGCCAAGGCCACGGTCGTCACCGTGCCCAAGGAGGCCGTCCTCACCGAGCCCGTGCGCGTCACGCTGCACGGCGAGGGGGGCACCACCTTCGGCCACACGGTCTTCGACGTGAAGGCCTTCGCCGAGGCCGTCGTCGTCATCGACCACACCGGTGACGGCGTGCGCGCCGCCAACGTCGACTTCCTCGTCGGCGACGGCGCGAAGCTCACCGTCGTGTCGGTGCAGGACTGGGACGACACCGCCGTCCACGTCTCCCAGCACAACGCGCTGGTGGGCCGCGACGCTACCTTCAAGTCGATCGTCGTCACCTTCGGCGGCGACCTCGTCCGCCTGCACCCGCGCGTGACCTACGCCGGCCCCGGCGGCGAGGCCGAGCTCTTCGGCCTGTACTTCACGGACGCCGGCCAGCACCAGGAGCACCGCCTCCTGGTCGACCACAGCGCCCCGCACTGCAAGTCGAACGTGGTCTACAAGGGCGCCCTCCAGGGCCAGGACGCCCACGCGGTCTGGATCGGTGACGTGCTCATCGAGAAGACCGCCGAGGGCACCGACACCTACGAGATGAACCGCAACCTCGTCCTCACGGACGGCGCGCGGGTCGACTCGGTGCCGAACCTGGAGATCGAGACCGGCGAGATCGTCGGCGCCGGCCACGCCTCCGCGACCGGCCGCTTCGATGACGAGCAGCTCTTCTACCTCCAGGCCCGCGGCATCCCGGCCGACGAGGCCCGCCGGCTGGTCGTGCGCGGCTTCTTCGCCGAGCTGGTCCAGCAGATCGGTGTCGACGACATCGAGGAGCGCCTGCTCTCCAAGATCGAGACCGAGCTCCAGGGTTCCGTCTGA